In Flavobacteriales bacterium, the sequence CCATTCGTCATGCACTTCTTCATTGATGTTTACGGTTACGTTGTAGATGATCATTTGCAGATGGATTAGTTCAGTAAGTCGCCACGCAAAGTTCTATATCGTTTTCGAGCTTCAACTGTGAAAAGACTTCCTGGATAATTGAGCAGCAATTCCTGATAGTATTCCATCGCCTTGGAAGTACTGTTGAGACGGTTTTCGTTGAGTAGTGCCATTCTGTAAACCGCGTCATCTGCCAAAAGATCGGTCGGATATTCTTTCCAAACGCGGTGATAATTTTCCTGAGCGAGTTCGTAATTGCCTTCCTGCTCAGCAATCTGTGCTCGTTTGTACAGAATATCATCCTGTAGGCTGTGACCTGGATAGAATTCTTCGATGCTATCGAGCCCGAGTTTAGCACTATCGAGCTTGTTCTGATAGAGGAGAAGGTCCGCACGAGCGAATGTTCGTAGCGCAGCATAGGTCGTATCCATGTATGAATTGTCGCCAATGAGCATGGCCAGATATAGCGCATCGTTGGCGATAAAATCGCTGGTAGCGGCTTTCAGCACATTGAGCTGCGCTTGAGCCCAATCAAATTGGCCAGTGTAATAAGCAAGTTTTGCGTTCTTGAGTTTGGCCGTTCGACCGATTTCGCTGGTCTTGAACATCTTCTCTGCCTGCGAATAAAGCAGCGTGGTTTCCCACACTTCACCCGTAAAAAGCAAGGCATCTGCCAATTGGATCTTCGCCATTGCAAGGTCTTCCTTGTTGATTCCCGGAAGATCGAGAACCTCGTACAACAGGTTGATTCCCTTTTCCGTATCGTGGATGTAGAAGGTATAAAGCTCAGCCAAATTCAGCATCATCTTCGCCACATTGCCATTGCGACCAAATTCATCCAAGGTTGTCAGGAATGTCTTCTCAAGGTCGAGCAATTCCTGTTCGGTGTACGATCCGCCAGCCACTGCCTTTTCGTAGAGTGTGTTCACTAGGTCTTTCTTGCAACTCAGATAATAGTAGCTGTCGCGTCCTTTTTTTATCACATACTGATAGGCTTCAATGGCAAGATCGTATGATCCGTTGCCGCGGCAGATGTGCGCAAACTGCATGATCCGTGCCCCATCTTCCTTGTTCCTTCTATCCACAGCCTTCGCTTGGGCAAATGCTTGAATGAACTTCTTCTGTTGTTCAAAATGCCAGATCAGCAATTCGGCATAAATGTCTCGCTGAGGTTGACGTTGGATCTGCCCCACAACAGCTTCTTCGAAATACTCTTGCTTCTTGCCAGTTTGATCAGCAATGAAAAGGTCCAAAAGATCGGTGCGCACTTTCGTTATCTGCGACTCATCTTCTTCCAGTGCGTTCAAGTATTCCTCTACAGCTAAATCAAATTTCCCTTGAACGTTGTACACGCTAGCCAACTCGAAATGGTAATTGTAAAGACCGTTCAACAATTTTCGGCCCTTGTCATAGGTACGTACCACGTAATCCAATTCGCCTTTGTCCGAAAACGCATTCGCCAATGCATCAATCTGCCTCTGAAAAGGTGGCAATTCTTGAATCGCCTTTGTATAGGCCTGTTCGGCCTTTTTCTCATCTCCAGCAGCCTTTTGCACGTAACCCAGATACACGTAAAGCACAGGATTCTCCTCTTTCTTGATGCGCTTCTCTACGGTCTTCTCTGCTTCCGAGAAATTCTCAAGTTTCAGCAGGCAATCAACATAATACTGAAAGAAAAACTCATCGTTGTAGCGCTTATATAGCTTCTGATAATAGATCTCGGCCTTATCATACTCGCCATTCTTAAAGTACTGCGCAGCCAATTGCTCGTCTGTCTCTGTCTGTGCCAAAAGCAACAGCGGAGCAAGCACCAAAACAACGATCGATATGTATTTCTTCAATCTCATTCTGCTTCATCAAGCTCTTTGCTCGGCAACGCGATCAGTAAACGGTCTATTTCGTCTTTTAGTTCAGCGTAGGTTTCGAAACAAGCGTTCAGTTCGGCTACTACCTGCTCTGTTCCTTCATTCAAGCTTTCCACAAAAAGGAATTCTTGCTCAATGTACAGGTTTGTGCTGTCCTTATTGGCACGTCTTTCCTTCAGATCGGTTTTTAGGTTGAAAAGCTGGTTCCGAGTTTGAACTACTTGCGCATCAATCAACTCCTTTCTCTGCAAACAACTTTGAAGATGTTCCTGCAAACCACAGAAATTCACCAACTTTTGCGCTTGATCCAATTCCAGAGTGTCTGTTAACTCATTCTGAATCTTCTGGCATTTCTCAGACACGTCTTTGACGTATTGCTGTACAAGCCGCGAATCAATTTCATTTGATGACTGCTCCACGTTATTCAGCACGCCCAGCAGACTTTCCGTTGCATTGGATTCTGCCGTAAAATCCGTTCTGCAGCTAGTCAACGCAACTATCAAAAGAGCCGTCATTGCGAGGAACGAAGCAATCTCTTTGCTGCAGCAGACAGATTGCCGCAGTCGTTCCTCCCTCGCAATGACGTGTTGAATATCCATCAATCGATTCGGTCGAATCCAGTGTACTTGTGCAACACCTCAGGAATTTCAATTCCATTCTCAGTCTGATTGTTCTCTATAAGAGCAGCCATGATTCGAGGCAAT encodes:
- a CDS encoding tetratricopeptide repeat protein — translated: MRLKKYISIVVLVLAPLLLLAQTETDEQLAAQYFKNGEYDKAEIYYQKLYKRYNDEFFFQYYVDCLLKLENFSEAEKTVEKRIKKEENPVLYVYLGYVQKAAGDEKKAEQAYTKAIQELPPFQRQIDALANAFSDKGELDYVVRTYDKGRKLLNGLYNYHFELASVYNVQGKFDLAVEEYLNALEEDESQITKVRTDLLDLFIADQTGKKQEYFEEAVVGQIQRQPQRDIYAELLIWHFEQQKKFIQAFAQAKAVDRRNKEDGARIMQFAHICRGNGSYDLAIEAYQYVIKKGRDSYYYLSCKKDLVNTLYEKAVAGGSYTEQELLDLEKTFLTTLDEFGRNGNVAKMMLNLAELYTFYIHDTEKGINLLYEVLDLPGINKEDLAMAKIQLADALLFTGEVWETTLLYSQAEKMFKTSEIGRTAKLKNAKLAYYTGQFDWAQAQLNVLKAATSDFIANDALYLAMLIGDNSYMDTTYAALRTFARADLLLYQNKLDSAKLGLDSIEEFYPGHSLQDDILYKRAQIAEQEGNYELAQENYHRVWKEYPTDLLADDAVYRMALLNENRLNSTSKAMEYYQELLLNYPGSLFTVEARKRYRTLRGDLLN